GTGGACTCGTCCGGGAACTCCTTGTTTGCACGCTTGTAGCCACGGACGCGCAGGGCCAGCTCCTTCACGAAGGTGCTCTTCACGTAGACGATACGGCCCTTCGTGCCATCGTTGTAGCGGATCAGGCCCTCGGCGAATCCCTGCTTGGCGCACTTCGCCCGGGCGATTGCGTCCTCCCGATCCCCTTCTTTCGGGACCATCTCCTCGATCTCGCCTTCATCGAAGTTGAGCCGGGCGCCGAAGTCCTCGCGGATCCGCTCACCGGCGTTGCGGAGGTCCGCGAAGGCGAACCCGGGATCCGCGGCGCCATCGATCGCGAGGATGAAGCCGCATTTCCGCCGCACCAGCTCGTAGACGCCCAGATTCTCGAAGTGGCCTCCATCGCTGATCTCCAGGTGGCCACGCCTCTCCATATAGCCGTCGGAGGCGACTTGGTAGTACGCAGCCTTGAAGTGGCTCGGGGTTCGCGCCTTCTGATTCGGCCGGCTCGGGTGGGGAATCCAGTAGCCGAGCCGAATGTTGAGGAGGTTCATGAGCACCGCCACCGCCTTCTGCCGCATCGGGCCAACGCCCCCGACGCCGGTGTTCGGATGGGCGGCCGCGCCGGAGATCGCCATCGCGCTGGCGAGCGTGATGTTGTCCCTGGCGAATTCGCCCGTCTGTCGATACCCCGTGGCATCGCTGCCGCAGTAGCGGGGCGCCAGCAAGAAGCTGTCGCCGCCACGGATCTGGAACTTGCGGCGTGGCGAGTCCACCAGCACGACATTGGTGTTGATCAGGTGGTAGGGGCCTCGGCAGGGCTCCCGCTCCTCCGAACCGCGGTCAGTCTCTTTGATCGCAGCGAGGTCGCTCAGGCGAAGCACGTCGGCGGCCAGGGAGGGACCGGTCTTGTTCTTGAGTGCGTCGGCCGGCTCGGGCATAAAGGTCTCCATCAGCCGATCGCGGTAGAAACGGCGCATGCCGACGAGGTTGAGGTTGGAGAGGAGACCGACCAGCACCGCCACGGCTACAGCGGCGCCCACGACAAGCATCCCGGGGATTTGGAGCGGGTAGACCTCCACGACGCTGCCCCCGAACCAAAGGGAGGCCAGCTGATAGGCGAGAATCAATACCCCGTAGAGCAGGAGTGCGGCTCCTACTCCTGCGATCACGCCGAGTGGAATCCCGGATTCCCCGTCGTCGCCTCCCTTGAACGTGGGTATCGCGGAGAGCGAGCCGAGAAGAAAGGAAATGACCCCGGCAGCCGTCGCGTATTTGTCGATTAGGCCGACGACGAACGGGAGCGAGGCGAGCACGAGCAGGGCGAGGACCGCCTTGAGCAGTACACCCGAGAACTTCTCGAAGAGCCTGCGGTACCAGTAGCGGAACCATGGCGGCAGATTGCGCACCCAATAGGTGGTGACCGCGAAGCCCAGAGACAGGCAAGCGAAGATGAAGATGAGGAGCCCAACGAGCCACCGGGCCATCCGTAACGGATCCGCGGGGTCCTTTGTCCAGACGAGGGCTCCGTCCTCGAAGGATCGATCGAACACGAGGAAGACGACGAAGACGGCGGCGAGGATCGGTAGCCAGACGGTCAGGTTCACGATGATTCCGCGCAGAACTACCCCCAGGCCGGATAGGAGCGTGATGCGCTGGCCCGGCGTGAGGTATTCGCCGTGCGCGCGCAGGTAGGCGAGCAGCTTCTTCTGCCATCCCGGGCGATCCGCAGCGTCCGAATCCGGATCGGCCGTGCCGTAGGGGAAGCTACCCCGCTCGAGGCCCAGCTCCGGAATCTCGTCCGGACGCTTATGAGCGAACTGGTCTCTCAGCAGCCAGCTCAGCGAGGCGCCCAGATAGCCACCGCCCGAGACGGTCGACAGGTAGTCGAAGCGTTGCAGCAACCCGCGTTCGCCGAGCGCCTGGAGCACGCCGAGTGCGAAGGTCGCCGAGCGGATGCCCCCGCCAGAGATGGCCAGCCCGGCGACGTCGCCCGCCACTGGCGTCTTGTCCGGATAGACGCCGCGCCGCCTGGCCATCTCCTCGCGTTCGGCTTTGAGGACGTCCGCTTTGGCGTCCTTCCAGCCGATGGGATCGGCGCCGCTCTTCTTGTCGCGTTCCTTCCACTCGTAGAAGGTCTCCTCGCCCATCGAATGTCCCCTCCATCCCTCGCTGGCTCGTTCGACACAGTACCGTGGTCAGGCTAGGCCACTACTACACCTGCATCGATCGCGATGACAAGAGCTTTCGGGCCGCGGATAGCTTTCGCTAAGAGACAGTTCCTGGTTTCAACCTAGGCCGCCCTCGCGGCCAGGTACTCCTTCTTCCTCTTTCGCATGATACGCATCTCGATCTTCTCTCGCTCCGATACTACCGCGTATTTCCGACCGAAGTAGGCATCCGCGAGCGTCACGTTGTCGAGCACGCCCAGCCGGTGAACCGCTCGGTCAACTCGTCATAGATGGAAGATCCTGCCTTCGACATTCGAACAAACCCGCGACGGGACCGCCTTCTCGACAGCTACCGGAGACGACAGAGTTCTACAGTCAGTCTGCAGTGCAAGGGGACCCGGCGGAAGGGGCGTTGGTCTCGCGGCGAAATGAGCCGCTCCTGAAGCGGCGGCCCGTGTTTCCGCGCGCTTTGGCCACGGACTTGTCATTGTGCCGCTATCGACCGTATGCGTCTGGATCTGCACAGGCTATCGCACTCCTCGGCGGGCGGGAAGAACCCGAGTCGAGGGGCGGCGGTGCCAACCGATAGATCCGGGCATGGAACCGTCCGTCAAGGAGTTCGCGATGTTGCCGACAGTCCGCCGGCTGGACCAGCTTCGCCGGTACATCACAAGGCATCAAGCTCGACCCATCTTCGGGGGATAGCCGGTGCGGTCATGGGTTCCCGAAATGTTATGCTGTTCCGATGGTGGGCGACGAACAGGCGGCAATCCACAGGTGGACCGTGGTTCTTGCCGCGGGCCAGTTTGAAACGCCAGGCACCGCTCTGAGGGCGGTGATCGCCTCGGTTGTTGGCAGAAGCGGCCTGGTCACCGGGCCGGAAGAATCTCCGGACGGCGCGCTGGTATTGCTCGTTCCCACGAGCCTCCGCACGCGAGAACAGGTTGAGCGCAAGCTTCGCGACGACGGCATTGAGGCGGAAGTCCTGCCGCCTCAGCCGGAAAGAACCTGATGTACGACCCCCCGTCCGAGACTGACCCTTTGACGATCACCGCCGGCCACCACCCGGCCGTAGTAGCTGACCCTGGGCATGGTGTGGCCGTTCTCCCAGTTCAACACCGTGAACTCGTCCACCCCGAGTTGGGCAGCGAGCTCTGCTTGGTGGAGGCCAGCTTCTAGCCGCTTGGCCTTGACATGCTCGCCGAGTGTTTTGGGTCCTTCTGGAAAAGGACCTGGTTTCAGGCACTTACGAGTCAGGCGATGGAATGGCAAGAAGGCAACGCAGCCCTGAGGAGCGACGGAAGCCGAGAACTGGAAACAAACAGGCGTTCGGGGTCCATTCGGACCCTCCCGAGGTGCAAATACTTCGCTGACAAACGCGCACCTCTACTGCCCGGAAGCAGGAGTGTGTAACGAAAACTGGGCGGTTGTGACGCTGCGGAGGTGCGCAGAGCCGGGCAACAGGAGGCACCTGCGACGGAGTTCTCGCCCAGTCCTGCCGCAGTATCGACGCGGCCTCGAACTCACCCGTCGTCCCGACAGCGACTGTTGCCGCTCGGGCGGGCGCACAGGTCGTCCGAACCGCGCTCAGGGCGAGCTAGCGTCGGCAGGCCTGTGCCGATGTGACGCGGACCTCAGTGATCGAGGCCTTCCATCCTATTGTAGA
This portion of the bacterium genome encodes:
- a CDS encoding helix-turn-helix transcriptional regulator; amino-acid sequence: MPFHRLTRKCLKPGPFPEGPKTLGEHVKAKRLEAGLHQAELAAQLGVDEFTVLNWENGHTMPRVSYYGRVVAGGDRQRVSLGRGVVHQVLSG